The proteins below come from a single Loxodonta africana isolate mLoxAfr1 chromosome 20, mLoxAfr1.hap2, whole genome shotgun sequence genomic window:
- the LOC100666169 gene encoding olfactory receptor 5K1-like: MSEGNHTVTTEFILTGFMGHPDLKILLFVVFFAIYLITMVGNLGLVALIFMERHLRTPMYIFLGNLALMDSCCSCAITPKMLENFFSEDRMISLYECMAQFYFLCLAETADCFLLAAMAYDRYVAICHPLQYHTMMSKKLCIQMTIGSYIAGNLHSMIHVVLLLRLTFCGSHQINHFFCDILPLYRLSCVNPYINELMVLIFSGLLQTFTITIVLISYLCILFTIFKMKSEEGRGKALSTCASHFLSVSIFYGSLLFMYIRPSSFKEGDKDIPVAIFYTLIIPLLNPFIYSLRNKAIINIMKTIMKRKPHNMVK, from the coding sequence TTATGGGTCACCCAGATCTGAAGATCCTTCTGTTTGTGGTATTCTTTGCTATCTATCTGATCACCATGGTGGGGAATCTTGGGTTGGTGGCATTGATTTTCATGGAGCGCCATCTCCGCACACCCATGTACATCTTTCTGGGCAACCTGGCTCTGATGGATTCCTGCTGTTCCTGTGCCATCACCCCCAAAATGTTAGAGAACTTCTTTTCTGAGGACAGAATGATTTCCCTCTATGAATGCATGgcacaattttattttctctgcctTGCTGAAACTGCAGACTGCTTTCTCCTGGCAGcaatggcctatgatcgctatgtggcAATATGTCATCCACTGCAGTACCACACCATGATGTCGAAGAAACTCTGCATTCAGATGACCATAGGGTCCTACATAGCTGGGAACCTGCATTCCATGATTCATGTAGTACTTCTGTTAAGGTTAACCTTTTGTGGATCTCAtcaaatcaatcactttttttgtgaTATTCTTCCATTATACAGACTGTCCTGTGTCAACCCTTATATCAACGAACTGATGGTCCTTATCTTTTCTGGGTTACTTCAAACCTTTACTATTACCATAGTCCTAATTTCTTATCTTTGCATCCTTTTCactattttcaaaatgaaatccGAAGAAGGAAGAGGCAAAGCTTTATCTACTTGTGCATCtcactttctctctgtctcaaTATTTTATGGTTCTCTTCTCTTCATGTACATTCGACCAAGTTCCTTTAAAGAAGGGGATAAAGATATACCAGTTGCTATTTTTTATACTCTAATAATTCCTTTATTAAACCCTTTTATCTATAGTCTAAGAAATAAGGCTATAATAAACATTATGAAAACAATTATGAAGAGAAAACCTCATAACATGGTGAAATAA